From Papaver somniferum cultivar HN1 unplaced genomic scaffold, ASM357369v1 unplaced-scaffold_99, whole genome shotgun sequence, the proteins below share one genomic window:
- the LOC113346346 gene encoding UDP-galactose transporter 1 has product MEEGKLFQWSVFRSLLAILQWWGFNVTVIIMNKWIFQKLDFKFPLSVSCVHFICSAIGAYIAIKILKIKPLIVVESEDLWRRIFPMSFVFCINIVLGNVSLRYIPVSFMQTIKSFTPATTVVLQWLIWRKFFDWRIWSSLVPIVGGILLTSVTELSFNVFGFCAALFGCLATSTKTILAESLLHGFKFDSINTVYYMAPFATMILAVPALLLEGAGVVDWFQTHDNIISALIIIISSGVLAFCLNFSIFYVIHSTTAVTFNVAGNLKVAVAVLASWLVFKNPIPAMNALGCAITLIGCTFYGYVRHKLSQIPAPPGTPRTPRTPRSRMEMSPLVNDKLDDKV; this is encoded by the exons ATGGAGGAAGGCAAATTGTTTCAGTGGAGTGTATTTCGTTCACTGCTTGCAATTCTTCAATGGTGGGGTTTTAATGTCACTGTTATTATCATGAACAAATGGATCTTTCAG AAACTGGATTTTAAATTCCCGTTATCAGTTTCTTGCGTTCACTTCATATGCTCAGCTATTGGAGCATACATTGCCATCAAGATCCTGAAGATCAAGCCGCTGATTGTGGTTGAATCTGAAGACCTCTGGAGAAGGATATTCCCAATGTCATTTGTGTTCTGTATCAACATAGTATTGGGAAATGTAAGCTTACGATACATTCCTGTCTCTTTTATGCAGACAATAAAATCATTCACTCCTGCAACTACAG tTGTTCTGCAGTGGCTAATTTGGAGGAAATTCTTTGACTGGCGGATTTGGTCTTCCTTGGTACCCATTGTGGGAGGAATTCTTCTCACTTctgttactgaactcagttttaATGTATTTGGATTTTGTGCTGCATTGTTTGGATGTCTGGCTACATCCACAAAAACTATTTTGGCAGAGTCTCTGCTGCATGGGTTTAAATTTGATAG TATAAATACTGTGTACTACATGGCACCATTTGCAACCATGATCTTGGCTGTGCCAGCACTGCTACTGGAAGGGGCTGGGGTGGTGGACTGGTTTCAAACACATGACAATATTATTTCGGCCCTTATCATCATTATCAGCTCTGGTGTATTGGCCTTCTGCCTCAATTTCTCCATCTTTTATGTCATCCATTCCACAACTGCGGTCACTTTTAATGTTGCTGGTAATCTTAAG GTTGCAGTGGCCGTACTGGCGTCCTGGCTGGTATTTAAAAATCCTATACCGGCTATGAACGCTTTGGGATGTGCGATAACGCTGATTGGGTGTACGTTTTACGGGTACGTAAGGCACAAACTCTCCCAAATACCAGCACCACCGGGTACCCCTCGAACTCCGCGAACACCTCGAAGCCGGATGGAGATGAGTCCTCTTGTAAATGATAAATTAGATGATAAGGTCTAG
- the LOC113346517 gene encoding uncharacterized protein LOC113346517, translated as MKREILDYTLVPLGLGLMVSYHVWLLYRIITQPTKTVIGVNAINRRIWVKTMMEDTSKNGVLAVQTLRNNIMASTLLASTAIMLSSLIAVLMTNKNSNQSSDFIFGDSSPLGFSIKFFSILLCFLLAFLFNVQSIRYYSHASILINVPLKKMSANSTHLTPNYVGRALNKGSYFWSLGLRAFYFSFPLFLWIFGPIPMFCCSLFLVFMLYFLDITFEFGLGVSNVEDEEEAV; from the exons ATGAAGAGAGAAATTCTTGATTACACTCTTGTTCCATTAGGTCTTGGTTTAATGGTTTCTTATCATGTTTGGCTTCTTTATCGAATCATAACACAACCTACAAAAACAGTAATCGGTGTTAACGCCATCAATCGAAGAATTTGGGTCAAAACCATGATGGAG GATACATCAAAGAATGGTGTTCTTGCTGTCCAAACATTGAGAAACAATATAATGGCATcaacactattagcatcaacagCTATTATGTTAAGTTCACTGATAGCAGTACTGATGACTAACAAGAACAGCAACCAATCCTCAGATTTTATCTTTGGTGATAGTAGTccattagggttttctataaagttCTTTTCAATCTTATTGTGCTTCTTGCTAGCATTTTTGTTTAATGTCCAATCAATACGGTATTACAGTCATGCAAGTATTTTAATCAATGTGCCACTTAAGAAGATGAGTGCTAATTCAACACATCTAACGCCTAATTATGTGGGTAGAGCTTTGAACAAGGGGAGTTATTTCTGGTCATTGGGTTTAAGagcattttatttttcttttccacTGTTTTTGTGGATTTTTGGTCCTATTCCTATGTTTTGCTGTAGTCTTTTCCTGGTTTTTATGCTCTATTTTCTTGATATCACCTTTGAGTTTGGGTTGGGTGTtagtaatgttgaagatgaagaagaagctgtGTGA